The Magnetospirillum sp. XM-1 genomic interval AACTGGTGCTGGCGGATCATGCCGCGCGTATCCTTGCCCGCCGCCCCGGCTTCTGAGCGGAAACAGGGCGTGAGCGCCGTCATGCGGATGGGAAGCGCCTTGTCGTCGAGGATCTCGTCGGCCACCAGATTGGTCAGCGGCACCTCGGCGGTGGGGATCAGCCAGTGGCCGGTATTGGTCTTGAACAGGTCCTCGCCGAACTTAGGGAGCTGGCCGGTGCCGAAGGCCGCGCCGTCCTTGACCATCAGGGGCGGGTCCATCTCGGTATAGCCGTGCCCGGTGGTCTGGAGATCGAGCATGAACTGGCCGATGGCGCGCTGCAGCCGGGCCAGATTGCCCTTCAGCACCACGAAACGGGCGCCCGACAGCTTGGCGGCGCCGTCGAAATCCATCAGTCCCAGCTTGGCGCCGATGGCGTCATGGTCGAGGGCGGTGAAGGAGAAGCTCTTGGGCGTCCCCCACTTGCGCAGCTCGACATTGTGCTCCTCGTCGGGGCCGTCGGGCACGTCGGCGGCCGGCAGGTTGGGAATGGAGGCCAGGATGGACTCGATCTCGGCGCCCAGCGCCTTGTCCTCTTCCTCGGCGGCCGGCATGCGCTCCTTCAGGCTCGCCACCTCGTCCATCAGGCTTTGAGCGTCGCCGCCGCTCTTCTTCAGGGCGCCGATCTGCTTGGACGCCTCGTTGCGCCTGGCCTGCATTTCCTGAAAGGCGGTCTGGGCGGCCCGTCGGCGGGTATCGAGGTCGAGAAGCTCGGCCGAACGCGGTTCCAGCCCCCGGCGCTTCAGGCCCGCATCGAATCCCTCGGGGTTGTCGCGGATGGACTTCAGGTCATGCATGGCAGAATTTCCGGTTACGCGTTGAAATCGGTCTCGTCGTGGGGCGTATCGTCGTCGGCCCCATCGTCGGCCAGGGCCTCGTCCCGCTTCTTCTCGGCCCAGCGGGCGGAGATGATGGAAATCTCGTAGAGGCCGACCATGGGAATGGCCAACGACAGCTGGCTGACCACATCGGGCGGCGTGACCACGGCGGCGAAGACGAAATTGCCGACGATGGCGAAGCGGCGCTTGTCGGCCAGTCCTTCGGCAGTGACCAGCCCGACCCGGGCCAGCAGGGTCAGCAGCACCGGCATCTGGAAGGCCAGCCCGAAGGCGAAGATCAGGGTCATGATCAACGACAGCGATTCGTTGACCTTGGCTTCCATCTGGATGGGCAGCGTGCTGGGCCCGCCGATCAGGTTCTCGAAGCCGAGCAGATAGGTGTAGAGGTTGGGCAGCACCAGGTAATAGACCATGGCGGCGCCCAGCGCGAACAGGATGGGGGTCGCCGCCAGGAAGGGCAGGAAGGCCTGCTTCTCGTGCTTGTACAAGCCCGGCGCCACGAAGGCCCACAACTGCCCCGCCCAGACGGGAAAGCACAGCGCGGCGCCGGCGAAGGCCGACACCTTCATGAAGGTGAAGAACGCCTCGGTGGGCGCGGTGTAGATCAGGCGGCGGTTGCCGCCCTTGGCCAGGGCCGCCTTGGAATAGGGCTCCAGCAGGAACTCGTAGATGTCGTTGGAGAAGTAGTAGCAGATCCCGAACGCCACGATGAAGGCGATGGCCGACCAGATCAGCCGCCGGCGCAGCTCGATCAGGTGCTCGAGCAACGGCATGGTCTTGTCGTCGTGGGACTGGCTCAAAATTCGTCCTCTAGGGTTCCGGCGGGCGGGCGGGCGCCTCGGCAGGCTTGATCTCTTGCGGGGCGGGCTCGGTCACCGAGGCCAGCATGGGCGGCGCCACCTCGGCGGCGGAATTGGCGTCGAGCGCGGGAAGCTCCATGGCCTTGGCCATCTCGCCGGTGGGATCGATGGCCTTGTCAACTTCCTGGCGCAGCAGGTTGACATCCGACACCTTGGACACCTGCTTCTTCAGCTCGTCCAGTTCGGATTCGCGGACCATGTCGTCCATGCCACGGTGGAACTCGGCCGCCATCTCGCGGGCCTTGCGAGTCCAGCGCCCCATCTGGCGCAGGACCACGGGCAGATCCTTGGGTCCGATGACGATCAGGCTGACCACGGCGATCAGCGCCATCTCGTCCCAGCCGATGTCGAACATCCGGCGGGTCCCGGACTAGGGCTTGGGAGCGGATTCGGGGGCGGCGGCCGGCTTGGCGGCCTGGGCTTCCGTCACCTGGGGCTGCGGCTGAGGCGCGGCCTGGGCGGCGCCCTCCTCCTCGTCCTTCAGGCCGTGCTTGAAGGCCTTCACGCCCTTGGCCATGTCGCCCATCAGCTTCGGAATCTTGTTGGCGCCGAACAGCAGCAGCACGATGACCAGAACGATGAGCCAATGACCGATACTCATGCTACCCATGCCACAACACTCCTCGTACGTCACTGCCGTGCAAACCGGCCGGCGGCGGATCATCGCAAAAGAAAAGCAACACCGCAATGGCGGCTTTGCTCCTTAAAGGGGCTTGCGGCTTGGTTTGGAAAGGATGAACACCGCGCCCGCCGTGCAGGTGGCCCCCATGGTCGCCATAGCCCACCAGGGAGCCTGGGTGAACCCCACCACGTAGACGATGCTGACCGCCATGCTGGAAAGCGCGATGACCTTGGCGTAAAGGGGAATCACCCGGTTGATCTCCCAGTCGCGCAAGGGCGGGCCGAACACCTTGTGATAGAACAGCCAGGCGTGGAAGCGGTCCGACGACTTGGCGAAGCACCACAGCGCCACCAGCATGAACGGCGTGGTCGGCATCACCGGCAGGAAGGCGCCGACAATGCCTAGGCCGACGAAGGCCCAGCCGATGATCATCAGCGCGATCTTGCGGCCCGTTTCCAAGGATTACTCTCCGATGCCCAACAGCGTCTCGTCGTCCAGCAGGTCCAGCTGGGTCTCGTCCTCTTCCGCCGTGTCCACCAGCCGCGAGTCCTCCACCGCCCGGTTGCCATAGGCGCCGGCGGCGGCCCTGGCATCCAACAGGCCGGCGGCCTCCAACTCCTTGACGCCCGGCAGGTCGGACAGCGATTCCAGGCCGAAATGGTCGAGAAAGCCGTCGCTGGTGGCCCAGGTCAGCGGGCGGCCGGGCGTGCGGCGGCGGCCCTTGGGGCGGATCCAGCCGGCGGCGAACAGGATGTCGATGGTGCCCTTGGATAGCGCCACGCCGCGAATTTCCTCGATCTCGGCCCGGGTCACCGGCTGGTGGTAGGCGATGATCGCCAGGGTTTCCACCGCGGCGCGCGACAGCTTGCGCTCCTGGGTGCGCTCCACCTTCAGGGATTCGGCCAGATCGTCGGCGGTACGGAAGGCCCAGCCGTCGCCCCGCCGCGCCAGGGTGAAGCCGCGCGCGGCGTAATGGGCTTCCAACTCCGCCAGTAGTTGAGGAATGTCGACGCCGTCCGGCAGGCGCTCGGCCATGGCCCGTTCCGGGACCGGCTCGGCCGAGGCGAAGATCAGCGCCTCGACGATGCGCAGGTGTTGCGGGTCGATGGTCATTCCTCCCTCCCCTCGCCCTGCCCGGCGCGGATGTAGATGGGCGAATAGGCGGCGCCGTCCTGGCGCAGCACCAGCTTGCCCTGCTTGGCCAGCTCCAGGGCGGCGACGAAGGTCGAGGCCACCGCCGACTTCATCTTCAGTTCGTCGCCCTCGATGGCGGGAAGATAGGCCATCAGCACCGACCAGTCGGGCAGGCTGCCGATGCCCAGCATGGCTTCCAGGCGGGCCAAAGCGTGCTCCACCGACCACAGATCGGGGGCCTCCACCGTCAGGGTGCGCACCGAATTGCGCACCACATGGTCGGCATAGGCTTTCAGCAGGTCGTAGAGGTCGAGATCGAAGATGGAGCGGCTTTTCACCTCGATGTCCTCGGGCGCGCCGCGGGCGAAGACGTCGCGGCCCAGCAGGCGCCGGGTGAACAGCGATGCGCCCGCCTTCTGCATGGCTTCCAGGCGTTGCAGGCGGAAGGCCAGCGCGGCGGCCATCTCGGCCGGGCTCAGTTCCTCGCCCGGCTCGGGCTCCGGCTCGGGCAGCAGCAGGCGGCTCTTGAGATAGGCCAGCCAGGCGGCCATCACCAGGTATTCGGCGGCCAGGTCGATCTGCTCGCGCCCGACCTTCTGAACGAATTCAAGGTATTGGTCGGCCAGCTTCAGGATGGAGATCTTGGCCAGGTCTACCTTCTGGTCGCGGGCCAGCTGCAGCAGGACGTCCAGCGGGCCTTCCCAGCCGTCGAGGTCCAGCAGCAGCCGCTCGGCCGGGGCGCGCTCGGGCCGGTCCTCCTCGAAGGCGAAGCTCGGCGCGCGACTCACGGCCCCAGGGCCCTCACCAGGAAGCGGCCGATGGCGTCCACCGGACCCTGGACCAGCCAGCGGAACACGTCCAAATCCATGCCGATCTGGTTGCCCAGCATGGGGAACAGGAACAGGGCGGCGATCAGGATCAGCATTCCCGCCTTTTCCAGGCGCGCCAGCCGCCAGGCCAGCGGGGCCGGCAGGATACCCACCGCCACCCGCCCGCCGTCCAGCGGCGGAATGGGGATCATGTTGAACACCGCCAGCAGCAGGTTGAAATAGATGGCGTTGTCGAGATTGAGGAAGTACCAGCCGCGCACCGGATCGGGCATCACCGGCACCAGACGCACCGCCAGCACGGCGATCACCGCCAGGGCCAGGTTCATGGCCGGTCCGGCCGCCGCGACGATCACCATGTCGCGGCGGGGATTGCGCAGGCGGTTGAAATTGACCGGCACCGGCTTGGCCCAGCCGAACATCACGCCGCCTAAGGCCAGCAGCATGCCGGGCAGGATGATGGTGCCGAACGGGTCGATATGCTTCAGCGGGTTGAGCGAGATGCGGCCCAGGCGGTCGGCGGTGTCGTCGCCGCAGGCCTTGGCGGCATAGCCGTGCGCCGCCTCGTGCAGGGTCACGGCGAAGATCAGCGGAATCGCCCAGATGGTGATGCCGAACAGCAGCCCACCCAGATCGCCCATCATGGGGACAGGCCAAGCAGCGAGGCGACCCGCTCCTCGGCGGCCTTGCGGTCGAAGGGAACCCGCTTGCGCTTTTGCGCCAGGCCATGGGCCACCCGCACCTCGGCCGCCGCGCTCAACGGGCGCAGTTCGGACGCGATGGCGGTCATCTCTTCCATGTCGCCGTTGCAGTGAAGCACCACGTCGCAGCCCGCCTCCAGACTGGCGCGGGTGCGGTCCTCGAACGTACCGCCCAGCGCCTTCATGGACAGATCGTCGGAGATCAGCAGGCCGTCGAAGCCGATGGCGCCACGGATCACCTTGTCGATCACCATTCTTGAGGTGGTGGCGGGATGGGCGGCGTCAAGGGCGGTGTAGACCACATGGGCGGTCATGGCCCAGGGCGCGTGGCGATAGGCGTGGAAGGGCGGAAAGTCCTGGGTCTCCAGCTCGGCCAGCGGAGTATCGACCACCGGCAGGTCGAGATGGCTGTCCACCATGGCGCGGCCGTGGCCGGGAATGTGCTTGATCACCGGCAGCACGCCCTCGTCCAGCAAGCCGTCGATCACCGCGCCGGCCAGATCGATCACCGACTGGGCGGTGCGGCCATAGGCGCGGTCGCCGATGACGTCATGGGCGCCGGCAATGGGAACATCGAGGACCGGGGCGCAATCCACGTCGATGCCCAGATCGGCCAGTTCCGCCCCGATCAGGCGGAAATTAAGGCGAAGAGCCTCCTGGGCGGCGGCAAGATCGCGGGCGGCCAGAGCGGCGAAGGGCTCGCCGGGCGGCGCTTTGCGCCAATGGGGCGGCTTCAGGCGCTGCACCCTGCCCCCCTCCTGGTCGATCAGCACCGGCGCGTCGGCGCGGCCCACGCAATCGCGCAAGGACTCCACCAGCGCCTTGACCTGGGCCGGATCCGCCACGTTGCGGGCGAACAGGATGAAGCCCAGCGGGTTGACGCGCCGGAAGAAGTCGCGCTCCGCCTGGGTCAGGACCAGGCCGGAACAGCCGAAGATGGCGGCGTTAACGGCGGGCAACGATGCACCCCTGGGACCTGGCGGTGAGTTCGGCGCAAAGCTGGCGGGCAGCCTGTTCCGACAGGGGCGCGGCGCGCACCCGCCAGAACGTCCCCTTGCCTTCCAGCTCGACGCGGACGATGTCGGGCTTCAGCGCGCCCAGCAGGTCGGCATTGGCCTTCTGGATGCGCAGCCATTCCTTGTCGGCCTGATCGGCGGCGCGCACCGCGCCCAGCTGCACCACGAATTCGCCGGAGGCCGGAGCCTTGGCCGAGACGGCGGGCGGCGGAGCGGGCGGCGGCGGCACGGCGCGGGGCGCCTGGGCCACCACGGCGGGCGCCATGTGTTCGGGCTGGGCCGGGGCCGGGGCGCGCTCCTGCACCGGCTGGTAGGCGGGCGGCACCGGAGCGGCGGCGGGCGGAATGGGCGAGGATTCCATGGGCTGGGCCGCCACCTTGGCCGCCGGAGCGGTCTTAGGCGCCGGCGGCTCGCCCGCCTTGGGCGGAATGGGGGCCGGACGCTGCGCCACGGCGGGCGGAATGTTGGCGGGCGGCGGCTCGGCCGACAGCGGC includes:
- a CDS encoding SPOR domain-containing protein, translating into MAKRPGDDYERDLLDIIPERYDADADSHQARAGHRLRSWVLIGGAVIAVGAIVAAGLHFVGGRKGGGLGVPVIKADDRPIKTRPDDRGGMQVPNQDKLVYERMDSAGESEPKVERLLPQPEAAKAPPKTISVPPLSAEPPPANIPPAVAQRPAPIPPKAGEPPAPKTAPAAKVAAQPMESSPIPPAAAPVPPAYQPVQERAPAPAQPEHMAPAVVAQAPRAVPPPPAPPPAVSAKAPASGEFVVQLGAVRAADQADKEWLRIQKANADLLGALKPDIVRVELEGKGTFWRVRAAPLSEQAARQLCAELTARSQGCIVARR
- a CDS encoding site-2 protease family protein → MMGDLGGLLFGITIWAIPLIFAVTLHEAAHGYAAKACGDDTADRLGRISLNPLKHIDPFGTIILPGMLLALGGVMFGWAKPVPVNFNRLRNPRRDMVIVAAAGPAMNLALAVIAVLAVRLVPVMPDPVRGWYFLNLDNAIYFNLLLAVFNMIPIPPLDGGRVAVGILPAPLAWRLARLEKAGMLILIAALFLFPMLGNQIGMDLDVFRWLVQGPVDAIGRFLVRALGP
- the tatC gene encoding twin-arginine translocase subunit TatC encodes the protein MSQSHDDKTMPLLEHLIELRRRLIWSAIAFIVAFGICYYFSNDIYEFLLEPYSKAALAKGGNRRLIYTAPTEAFFTFMKVSAFAGAALCFPVWAGQLWAFVAPGLYKHEKQAFLPFLAATPILFALGAAMVYYLVLPNLYTYLLGFENLIGGPSTLPIQMEAKVNESLSLIMTLIFAFGLAFQMPVLLTLLARVGLVTAEGLADKRRFAIVGNFVFAAVVTPPDVVSQLSLAIPMVGLYEISIISARWAEKKRDEALADDGADDDTPHDETDFNA
- a CDS encoding YbaN family protein — protein: METGRKIALMIIGWAFVGLGIVGAFLPVMPTTPFMLVALWCFAKSSDRFHAWLFYHKVFGPPLRDWEINRVIPLYAKVIALSSMAVSIVYVVGFTQAPWWAMATMGATCTAGAVFILSKPSRKPL
- the tatB gene encoding Sec-independent protein translocase protein TatB, whose amino-acid sequence is MFDIGWDEMALIAVVSLIVIGPKDLPVVLRQMGRWTRKAREMAAEFHRGMDDMVRESELDELKKQVSKVSDVNLLRQEVDKAIDPTGEMAKAMELPALDANSAAEVAPPMLASVTEPAPQEIKPAEAPARPPEP
- a CDS encoding twin-arginine translocase TatA/TatE family subunit, whose translation is MGSMSIGHWLIVLVIVLLLFGANKIPKLMGDMAKGVKAFKHGLKDEEEGAAQAAPQPQPQVTEAQAAKPAAAPESAPKP
- a CDS encoding ScpA family protein gives rise to the protein MSRAPSFAFEEDRPERAPAERLLLDLDGWEGPLDVLLQLARDQKVDLAKISILKLADQYLEFVQKVGREQIDLAAEYLVMAAWLAYLKSRLLLPEPEPEPGEELSPAEMAAALAFRLQRLEAMQKAGASLFTRRLLGRDVFARGAPEDIEVKSRSIFDLDLYDLLKAYADHVVRNSVRTLTVEAPDLWSVEHALARLEAMLGIGSLPDWSVLMAYLPAIEGDELKMKSAVASTFVAALELAKQGKLVLRQDGAAYSPIYIRAGQGEGREE
- the serS gene encoding serine--tRNA ligase, whose protein sequence is MHDLKSIRDNPEGFDAGLKRRGLEPRSAELLDLDTRRRAAQTAFQEMQARRNEASKQIGALKKSGGDAQSLMDEVASLKERMPAAEEEDKALGAEIESILASIPNLPAADVPDGPDEEHNVELRKWGTPKSFSFTALDHDAIGAKLGLMDFDGAAKLSGARFVVLKGNLARLQRAIGQFMLDLQTTGHGYTEMDPPLMVKDGAAFGTGQLPKFGEDLFKTNTGHWLIPTAEVPLTNLVADEILDDKALPIRMTALTPCFRSEAGAAGKDTRGMIRQHQFHKVEMVSIAHPDRSDEEHERMTKCAETVLQRLGLAYRTIVLCTGDMGFSAQKTYDIEVWLPGQQRYREISSCSNCGDFQARRMKARFRPEGEKGTRFVHTLNGSGLAVGRTLIAVMENYQREDGSIEVPEALRPYMGGLEVIS
- the scpB gene encoding SMC-Scp complex subunit ScpB, translating into MTIDPQHLRIVEALIFASAEPVPERAMAERLPDGVDIPQLLAELEAHYAARGFTLARRGDGWAFRTADDLAESLKVERTQERKLSRAAVETLAIIAYHQPVTRAEIEEIRGVALSKGTIDILFAAGWIRPKGRRRTPGRPLTWATSDGFLDHFGLESLSDLPGVKELEAAGLLDARAAAGAYGNRAVEDSRLVDTAEEDETQLDLLDDETLLGIGE
- the nagZ gene encoding beta-N-acetylhexosaminidase is translated as MPAVNAAIFGCSGLVLTQAERDFFRRVNPLGFILFARNVADPAQVKALVESLRDCVGRADAPVLIDQEGGRVQRLKPPHWRKAPPGEPFAALAARDLAAAQEALRLNFRLIGAELADLGIDVDCAPVLDVPIAGAHDVIGDRAYGRTAQSVIDLAGAVIDGLLDEGVLPVIKHIPGHGRAMVDSHLDLPVVDTPLAELETQDFPPFHAYRHAPWAMTAHVVYTALDAAHPATTSRMVIDKVIRGAIGFDGLLISDDLSMKALGGTFEDRTRASLEAGCDVVLHCNGDMEEMTAIASELRPLSAAAEVRVAHGLAQKRKRVPFDRKAAEERVASLLGLSP